In one window of Nocardioides panacisoli DNA:
- the lgt gene encoding prolipoprotein diacylglyceryl transferase, whose amino-acid sequence MLLPDLIPGLIAASIPSPSQGVWELGPVPIRAYALCIITGIIVAIWLGERRWVARGGQPGEVQDLALWAIPFGLVGARAYHVATDWQQYFGEGGDPVAALYVWRGGLGIWGGVALGALGVYLGARQKGIRISAVLDALAPGVLLAQAIGRWGNWFNQELYGSPTDLPWALEIDQENFSGSYVDQLAASGQPIPEVATFHPTFLYESLWNLAAFVVVLWLERRYRLGYGRVVAAYVMAYTAGRAWIEHVRIDDVQLDDVLGLRWNVWMSIALFLLAAAYWWWSARRHPGQPESVYVDGRGPVETVADGSAEPADDTDVTEATQERSEE is encoded by the coding sequence GTGCTGCTGCCCGACCTGATCCCCGGCCTCATCGCCGCCAGCATCCCCAGCCCCTCCCAGGGCGTGTGGGAGCTCGGACCGGTGCCGATCCGCGCCTACGCGCTGTGCATCATCACCGGCATCATCGTCGCGATCTGGCTGGGCGAGCGCCGCTGGGTGGCGCGGGGCGGTCAGCCCGGCGAGGTCCAGGACCTCGCGCTGTGGGCGATCCCGTTCGGCCTGGTGGGCGCCCGCGCCTACCACGTCGCGACCGACTGGCAGCAGTACTTCGGCGAGGGCGGCGATCCGGTCGCCGCGCTCTACGTCTGGCGCGGCGGCCTCGGCATCTGGGGCGGCGTGGCCCTGGGCGCGCTGGGCGTCTACCTCGGTGCCCGGCAGAAGGGCATCCGGATCTCGGCCGTCCTCGACGCGCTCGCCCCCGGCGTGCTCCTCGCCCAGGCCATCGGTCGCTGGGGCAACTGGTTCAACCAGGAGCTCTACGGCAGCCCCACCGACCTGCCCTGGGCGCTGGAGATCGACCAGGAGAACTTCTCCGGCAGCTACGTCGACCAGCTCGCCGCCTCCGGGCAGCCGATCCCCGAGGTGGCGACCTTCCACCCGACGTTCCTCTACGAGAGCCTGTGGAACCTCGCGGCGTTCGTCGTGGTGCTCTGGCTCGAGCGTCGCTACCGGCTCGGGTACGGGCGCGTGGTCGCGGCGTACGTCATGGCCTACACCGCCGGGCGTGCCTGGATCGAGCACGTCCGCATCGACGACGTGCAGCTCGACGACGTCCTGGGCCTGCGGTGGAACGTGTGGATGTCGATCGCGCTGTTCCTGCTCGCGGCCGCCTACTGGTGGTGGTCGGCACGCCGGCACCCCGGCCAGCCGGAGTCGGTCTACGTCGACGGGCGCGGACCCGTCGAGACCGTCGCCGACGGCTCCGCGGAGCCGGCCGATGACACCGATGTGACCGAGGCCACGCAGGAGCGCTCCGAGGAGTGA